The following proteins are co-located in the Dyadobacter chenwenxiniae genome:
- a CDS encoding SusC/RagA family TonB-linked outer membrane protein, which produces MQQNLYETRRVSQLLAGLLRPFLLTLGIMGAGLGAYAQGDAKKTITGTVVSVDGDDGIPGASVVVKGTSNGTTTNTAGEFSIEAASGNTLVISFIGYVTQEIPVGNKTKIDIRLQESIAALDEVVVVGYGEMKKTDVSSSQVTVSGKDLSKTINTSLEQGLQGRAANVMVQQNSGQPGAAPSVLIRGLSSLTGTTQPLYVIDGVQIKPDNMKDDPNSRPTGFSNILSSINPDDIETINVLQGPSATAIYGAVGANGVVMITTKRGKAGEAKITFNSLLTLQSEPKHIDVMNLREYAQFRNEAAAVGSTATEPQFADPSVLGEGTDWQGALFRPTTLQKYSVGLSGGTEKSTYYLSGEYFNQKGIVEGSGFKRYNGRLNLENQTRNWLKIGANLSVGITEEKVNTNNGGIIQLALDQNPSVPVTNPDGSWGGPVSTQFQFTNPVMISKIYNDYNRRTSILGSLFADVKLLKNLTWHTEVNGSAEFLKYYSFHPSYTIGGYVVSQDAATSVRSVNTNNWWSLHSRLAYDLKLGRHDVNIMAGHEAQAFTYESLTASRKKFITNTIEELSGGDASVISNVSNNSGKGSGSRESYFARVNYSFNERYIVQGTYRMDGSSAFRDGRRWGNFPAVSVAWRVSEEPFLKSVNAINDLKLRFEIGRSGNQGSGGNAIYSTLQTVPTGWGTGFLASNFANEFLTWEKDDVINGGLDLHMFGNRVELIVDAYIKNITSLITVNSYPFTYGGDIAYSPGYLSWPAVNAGSMKNRGVGFTLNTVNIDKGGFYWRTGINLSFDRNKITSLLNPITPVWNATSVGFKTEVGQPASMLTGYIADGLYQDANDIRNHAIQTSNGEMTVNPLTGSWVGDTKFKDLNGDGVIDAEDRTVIGNPWPKFTLGFNNNMTYKNFELNAFMTGSFKNDILNYPRYRAEVPGNGGVFGNQWKSVANYARPSSYAVGDAETVTLTNPGHVIPRIAPGDPNGNNRMSNNFIEDGSYVRLKNITLSYNFPKSLMKDLFIRGLKASVGAQNLFTITKYKGYDPEIGMVNYGGTVMAGVDTGRYPSVRMYSFGLTADF; this is translated from the coding sequence ATGCAACAAAATTTGTACGAAACAAGGCGGGTAAGTCAGCTCCTCGCCGGGTTGCTACGACCTTTTCTTTTAACATTAGGGATCATGGGTGCCGGGCTGGGTGCCTATGCGCAGGGCGATGCGAAGAAAACGATTACCGGTACAGTGGTTTCGGTGGATGGCGATGACGGAATTCCAGGCGCGAGCGTGGTGGTGAAAGGAACCTCTAATGGAACAACTACCAATACTGCGGGTGAATTTTCAATTGAGGCGGCTTCGGGAAATACATTGGTTATTTCTTTTATCGGGTATGTGACGCAGGAAATTCCGGTAGGAAACAAGACAAAAATTGACATCAGATTGCAGGAAAGTATTGCTGCGCTGGACGAGGTGGTGGTGGTAGGGTATGGAGAAATGAAGAAAACGGATGTTTCCAGTTCCCAGGTGACTGTATCAGGCAAAGACCTGAGCAAAACCATCAATACTTCGCTTGAACAAGGCTTACAAGGCCGTGCGGCCAACGTAATGGTGCAGCAGAATTCGGGTCAGCCGGGAGCTGCGCCTTCGGTTCTGATACGCGGTCTGAGCTCGCTGACAGGCACAACGCAGCCATTATATGTGATCGACGGTGTGCAGATCAAGCCGGATAATATGAAGGACGATCCAAACAGCCGTCCAACGGGTTTTTCCAACATCCTTTCCAGCATTAACCCGGACGATATCGAAACGATCAACGTTTTGCAGGGGCCTTCTGCAACAGCGATTTATGGTGCGGTGGGAGCGAACGGTGTTGTAATGATCACGACAAAACGCGGTAAGGCAGGCGAAGCGAAAATCACTTTCAACTCGCTGCTGACATTGCAATCCGAGCCAAAGCATATTGATGTCATGAACCTGCGCGAATACGCGCAGTTCCGTAACGAAGCGGCGGCTGTGGGAAGCACAGCTACTGAACCGCAGTTCGCAGATCCTTCGGTTTTAGGTGAAGGAACGGACTGGCAGGGTGCGCTTTTCCGTCCAACCACACTGCAAAAGTATTCGGTAGGGCTGAGCGGCGGTACTGAAAAGTCAACCTATTATCTTTCAGGGGAGTATTTCAACCAAAAAGGGATTGTAGAAGGATCTGGTTTCAAGCGCTATAATGGTCGTCTGAACCTGGAAAACCAGACCCGTAACTGGCTGAAAATCGGCGCGAATCTGAGCGTTGGTATCACAGAGGAAAAAGTGAACACCAACAATGGTGGCATAATCCAGCTTGCATTGGACCAAAACCCGAGTGTGCCTGTGACCAATCCGGATGGCAGCTGGGGCGGGCCGGTTTCCACGCAGTTCCAATTTACCAACCCGGTAATGATCTCCAAGATCTACAACGACTATAACCGCCGGACGTCGATTCTCGGAAGCCTTTTTGCTGATGTGAAGTTGCTGAAAAACCTGACCTGGCACACGGAAGTGAACGGAAGTGCTGAGTTTTTGAAATACTACTCATTCCACCCGTCTTACACAATCGGCGGTTATGTGGTGTCCCAGGATGCAGCTACATCGGTGCGTTCGGTGAACACAAATAACTGGTGGAGCTTACACAGCCGTCTGGCCTATGATTTGAAACTGGGCAGACATGACGTGAACATTATGGCGGGTCACGAGGCGCAGGCATTCACTTACGAGTCATTAACAGCTTCGCGTAAGAAGTTCATTACCAACACCATTGAAGAGCTTTCAGGTGGTGATGCATCGGTTATTTCTAATGTCAGCAACAACAGCGGCAAGGGATCAGGCTCACGCGAATCGTATTTTGCCCGTGTGAATTACAGCTTTAATGAGCGCTATATCGTCCAGGGAACTTACCGGATGGACGGATCTTCCGCATTCCGCGACGGGCGTCGCTGGGGCAACTTTCCGGCTGTTTCGGTGGCATGGCGTGTTTCGGAAGAGCCTTTCCTGAAAAGTGTTAATGCGATCAATGACCTGAAACTGAGATTTGAGATTGGTCGCTCAGGTAACCAGGGAAGTGGTGGCAATGCCATTTACTCAACGCTTCAAACCGTTCCAACGGGCTGGGGTACAGGCTTTCTGGCTTCCAATTTTGCTAATGAGTTCCTGACCTGGGAAAAAGATGATGTGATCAACGGAGGTTTAGACCTGCACATGTTCGGCAACCGTGTGGAGCTGATCGTGGATGCCTATATCAAGAACATAACCAGCCTGATCACAGTCAATTCTTATCCATTTACTTACGGTGGTGACATTGCTTACTCACCAGGATATCTGAGCTGGCCGGCTGTAAATGCCGGTTCGATGAAAAACCGTGGTGTGGGCTTTACATTGAATACAGTGAACATTGATAAAGGCGGGTTTTATTGGAGAACAGGCATTAACCTTTCATTTGACCGCAATAAAATAACCTCGCTTTTGAACCCGATCACGCCGGTGTGGAATGCTACTTCGGTTGGTTTCAAAACAGAAGTAGGACAACCTGCCAGTATGCTTACCGGCTACATTGCCGACGGCCTTTATCAGGATGCCAACGATATCAGAAACCATGCCATCCAGACTTCAAACGGGGAGATGACTGTCAATCCGTTAACCGGAAGCTGGGTAGGGGATACGAAGTTCAAAGACCTGAATGGCGACGGCGTTATCGATGCTGAGGACCGCACGGTGATTGGTAACCCATGGCCGAAGTTCACTTTGGGTTTCAACAACAATATGACCTATAAGAACTTCGAGCTGAATGCGTTCATGACCGGAAGTTTCAAAAATGACATTCTCAATTACCCGCGTTACCGCGCCGAAGTGCCGGGCAATGGCGGTGTATTCGGGAACCAGTGGAAATCAGTGGCCAATTATGCGCGGCCAAGCAGTTACGCGGTTGGCGATGCCGAAACAGTGACGCTTACCAATCCGGGCCACGTAATCCCGCGCATTGCACCGGGCGACCCGAACGGTAACAACCGGATGAGCAACAACTTTATCGAAGACGGCAGCTACGTGCGTTTGAAAAACATCACATTGAGCTACAATTTCCCGAAATCACTGATGAAAGACCTCTTCATCCGCGGCTTGAAGGCTTCGGTGGGTGCACAAAACCTGTTTACCATTACCAAATACAAAGGTTATGATCCTGAGATCGGGATGGTGAATTACGGCGGAACTGTGATGGCAGGTGTGGACACGGGCCGTTACCCGTCTGTTCGCATGTATTCCTTCGGTTTGACGGCTGATTTCTGA